Within Vicia villosa cultivar HV-30 ecotype Madison, WI linkage group LG1, Vvil1.0, whole genome shotgun sequence, the genomic segment AAAGTGTGTGTTAAGAGTGAGAAGTTTTTGTGTGCCGCAGCTCATGGTTgaaatcttttttattattaaaattgatttttagtataaatttttCTAGGATCCTGCCAAGAAAGAGTTTGCTGAGCAGTTGTTATCCCATTCTGATACCTTTGTCCAAGAGTTGTTCGGCTCATTCAAAGGGGATACTGTGCAAAAAACCAGTAAGATGTTTAAgtttttaaatggaataaattttGTTCTTTTTCTACAAATGTAAAATAGATATTTAAATTGGTTGTTTTGAATCAGGTTCTGCTGTTGACTACTTGGAGAATGCCCTTGGTAGATTTGATGATGGGCCATTCCTTCTTGGTCAATTCAGTTTGGTGAGTTTAAATCAAATCAACGGTTTTGgaaattttctttttcattttaaatttcacGCATTTTAGGTAGACTACTATAATGTTCTTTATGATGCAGCTGATAAGAAAAGTTCTTTAAAAAGATATTGAAATTAACGATTTTTATAGAAGCATAGTCTTGGATAGAACATTACGGCAGAAGTTGATTTATGCAGCTGATTCTACTTAATGGGATAAAGCTTGATTGTTGTTGATGCATCTGATAATATCAATGTCTTTTCCTTCATATTTAATTTGTAAATTCTTATGGTGATCAGGTGGATATTGTGTATATTCCGTTTGTGGAAAGATTCCAAGTTTTCCTTGCTGAGTTGTTCAAGTATAACATCACAGAGGGAAGACCTAAACTTGCAACATGGATTGAGGTACACCAGAAAAACCGCTTGTATAGAATTTCTTACCTTGATTATGAGAGTTGTACCAGTTTAAACTAGAAGAAAATTTCTTCATTGGTTTAGCAAGTGATGACCGACAATAATGCATTTTATAAAGAAGCAGGAATACTATCTCGTTAGACATAAGAGAAACTCATTTGTGAATGAAAATGTTTCTTTTGTAGGAGCTGAACAAAATTGATGCTTATACACAGACAAAAGTGGATCCTCAAGCACTTGTTGAAACTTACAAGAATCGTTTTCTGGTATTATATTCGTTGTGATGAATCTCTCACTAGTCACTATTGATTTTGAAGAGTTGTGATTTGATTTTGAATGTTTAGCAAGTGATGACAGACAATAATACATTTTAAAAAGAAGCATGACTACTTTCTTTTTAGGCATAAAAGAAACTCATTTGTGAATGAAAATCTTTCTTTTGTAGGAGTTGAACAAGATTGATGCTTAAGGCCATGGTTTGTTTCACTTTCCAGCATCAACCAAATATTGGTGTTATATAGATTAAGGCCATAGTTATGTTTCACTTTCCAGCTTGTTTGTTTGGTTTTGTAATAAGGATGGTGTACCAGCTTGTGATCACTGATCAGAATATGTTGTTATCCTATGTTGATAATAATACTTTATAAACTTTGATACTGTCAACcctgattttttattattatgttaaaATTTTAGACATGGCTCGTGTATGTTAAGAGCAGAGCATTTTAAACAATATTGATTAAGTTGATCTTTAATTTAAAAAGCACTTTTAAATTCTTAATCAGTGGGTGGTGGTTGTATAGTGACTTTAaggaaacataaaattcaagtcACCAGACATAAACTTCAGTATACTTAGTAACCAAACATCAAAAAAGTTtctgttaaaattaatgtgttgtaaccactGCTATTAGTGAGCATTATGAAAGAAGTGTAACCATCACATTATAATTATTGTCTTTATGTTAGAattgtatcattaagattgagagaaccaaagagtcctcatcttaattaacatcttattgtcttctaagtcagttttgattcaagcctatataaaggctttgtaatgtTAAGAAAGATAGAGCAGTTggtggtgaattcaataaaatagcagttttaaagcatatcttccaccagtggaagtatagtgagaAAAGTGTCCggtgcagttttaaagcatattTTCCACCGGtggaagtatagtgcaaaaagtgtcaaaaaccagttttcctctgcagaattctgcaacaccataatttatcacataccacctctagaataccaccaacagagtggtatcagagctgcagatccttgcatccccaacaaaaacaacaaaagttatgGCTTTTACAAACAACCCTTCCGCAACTTACAGCAATGTCAAAGTTCCTCTATTTGAATGAGAGAACTATGATTTTTGGGCTGTTAAAATGGAGGCTCTATTCACATCTTTGGATGTTCTAGAGTATGTCAAAATCGGATATGAAGAACCGCCACCAACAGAtgctgaaaaatcaaaagaaaaagctgaagaatcaagccaacggcttgaagagttgaagaagaagaagatcacagATGCTGGAGTTCTCGGAATGATTCAAAGAGGAGTCTCTCTATCCATTTTCCCAAGGATTATGAGAGCTAAAACATCGAAAGAAGCCTGGAGTATCCTACAACAAGAGTTCGAAGGAGACTCAAAGGTGCGAAcggtgaagcttcaatctcttAAGAGAGATTATGAAAATGAAAGGATGAAGGAGAACGAGAGCCTGAATGAGTACTTCAACAGACTCTCCGAGTTGGTGAATCAGATGAAGTCGCATGGTGATACGATAGAAGATCGCAGAATTGTTGACAAAATTCTGATTAGTTTGACAGCAAGATTTGACCCAATGGTGGGTGTGATAGAAGAAACCAAGGATCTATCAACCTTGACTGTTCAAGGGGTTGATGGGGTCTTTGAGATCCTACGAGCAAAGGATGTTACGACATTCTGAAAAATCAATTGAGAGTGACTTTCAATCTAAACTCAATATTCAGTCCAACAATGGTGAAAATAAACCCCAAATACAAACTAGAGGTGAGTCTTCTAGAGGTGGCAGATTTGGAAGAGGCAGAGGCAGAGGTCGAAACTCACGTGGCAGATCTGGAAGAGGTGCAAATGGCGGAAGATGGAATGAAGCATCAAACAAATGGTGCAAAATTTGTAACAGCGGCACTCATGACGAGAAGGACTGTTGGAACAAAGGCAAACCGCAATGTCACAATTCCAAGAGATTTGGGCACCTTCAAAAGGATTGTCGTCTTGCAAATCAGCAACATGCTTCGTACGCAGAAGGAGAATCTGATGaaggaaatttgttttttgcttgTCAA encodes:
- the LOC131644556 gene encoding glutathione S-transferase L3-like — encoded protein: MASITVRPPALTSTSEPPPIFDGTTRLYISYTCPFAQRAWITRNYKGLQDKIELVPIDLQNRPAWYKEKVYPENKVPSLEHNGKVLGESLDLVKYVDANFEGTPLSPNDPAKKEFAEQLLSHSDTFVQELFGSFKGDTVQKTSSAVDYLENALGRFDDGPFLLGQFSLVDIVYIPFVERFQVFLAELFKYNITEGRPKLATWIEELNKIDAYTQTKVDPQALVETYKNRFLELNKIDA